The following coding sequences lie in one Chelmon rostratus isolate fCheRos1 chromosome 2, fCheRos1.pri, whole genome shotgun sequence genomic window:
- the si:dkey-49n23.1 gene encoding semaphorin-3D yields MAAILAAALQAAGGGGRGVKCLQVLVVSLLPLLWLQPADSSTDPDAKSWSQTGPRLQLSHSDLTNSSAVFWEGGVSGGYQVLLLDEDQGWLLVGGKDHIYLLRPDSLDLPARTIHWPAAREHVEHCRLAGKSLETDCANFVRLLQPFNKTHVYACGTGAFHPQCTYLHLGHNSEEPSFMLAHTVESGRGKCPFSPREPFTARLTDGELYAGTSVDFMGANAAIFRTSVRGHSQHYIRTEAYDHNWLNEPEFVGSFSIPDTHSPDDDKVYFFFKERAVEAGQWDRRVYSRVARVCKNDVGGKRSLINRWTTFLKARLVCSVPGPSGVDTQFDELEDIFVLETKDPQNPTIYGVFSTSSSIFRGSAVCVYSMASIRAAFNGPFAHKEGPDYRWVEYKGRIPYPRPGTCPSETYDALHKSTKDFPDEVVSFMRQHQLMWEPVLPLGGRPVLTKVNAAYMLKRVVVDRVDAEDGPYDVLHLGTDDGRVVKAVSVIKDNWDTEEIILEELTVFQSPSPILSMELSTKRQQLYVSSELGVAQLGLQRCELYGTDCAECCLARDPYCSWDGQTCSRFFPTSKRRARRQDVKYGDPWSQCPITEDDSDSVEVKLVYGVEGNSTFLECVPRSTQAELRWTVQHTESQQQSLSQTHESRELSQGDDNRSLHMKRGLLVQHLELADAGLYTCTSREHSYSQVLARYHVHIIPNDSLHPTRRQQNHSPNHPGPVVHGKVSPAGVAGFLGQSGPHHPPPPLPGHRNSWLPQHPQQLPLRSYKDLHMVGTNSLSVDEYCEQLWYREKRRQQKLRTLKLKQESRKARVRRNNPPEIPL; encoded by the exons ACCTGACGAACAGCTCTGCCGTATTCTGGGAGGGCGGAGTCAGCGGTGGATACCAGGTCTTGCTGTTGGACGAGGATCAAGGATGGCTATTGGTCGGAGGGAAGGACCACATCTACCTGCTGAGGCCCGACAGCTTGGATCTGCCCGCGAGGACG ATCCACTGGCCCGCTGCCAGAGAACATGTGGAGCACTGCAGGCTGGCAGGGAAAAGTCTGGAG acagactGCGCCAACTTTGTGCGGCTGCTGCAGCCTTTCAATAAGACCCACGTTTATGCTTGTGGCACCGGCGCCTTCCATCCTCAGTGCACGTACCTGCACTTAGGACACAACTCAGAG GAGCCGTCCTTCATGCTGGCTCATACAGTCGAGTCGGGCAGAGGAAAATGTCCCTTCAGTCCCAGAGAGCCCTTCACCGCTAGACTGACTG aCGGTGAGCTGTACGCTGGTACCTCGGTAGATTTCATGGGCGCCAACGCTGCGATCTTCCGTACGTCTGTCCGGGGCCACAGTCAACATTACATCCGGACTGAAGCCTACGATCACAACTGGCTCAACG AGCCGGAGTTCGTGGGCTCCTTCTCCATCCCGGACACTCACAGTCCAGACGACGACAAGGTCTACTTCTTCTTCAAGGAGAGGGCGGTGGAGGCGGGGCAGTGGGACAGGAGGGTGTACAGCCGAGTGGCTCGAGTCTGCAAG aaTGACGTAGGCGGGAAGAGGAGCCTGATCAACCGGTGGACCACCTTCCTGAAAGCCAGGCTGGTCTGTTCTGTCCCCGGTCCGTCCGGAGTGGACACTCAGTTCGATGAGCTCG aGGACATCTTCGTTCTGGAGACCAAAGACCCTCAAAACCCGACGATCTATGGTGTCTTCAGTACGTCCAG ctctatATTCCGTGGCTCAGCGGTGTGTGTGTACTCCATGGCGTCTATCCGTGCTGCTTTCAACGGGCCGTTTGCCCACAAGGAGGGTCCAGACTACCGCTGGGTGGAGTACAAGGGCCGCATCCCCTATCCGAGACCTGGAACT TGTCCCAGCGAGACCTACGACGCCCTCCACAAGTCCACCAAGGACTTCCCAGACGAGGTGGTGAGCTTCATGCGGCAGCACCAGCTGATGTGGGAGCCCGTCCTGCCTCTGGGCGGCAGACCCGTCTTGACCAAAGTCAACGCAGCCTACATGTTGAAGAGGGTCGTGGTGGACCGGGTGGACGCTGAGGACGGACCTTACGACGTTTTACACCTGGGCACAG ATGATGGGAGGGTGGTGAAGGCGGTGTCAGTCATCAAAGACAACTGGGACACGGAGGAGATCATTCTGGAGGAGCTGACTGTCTTCCAG AGTCCTTCTCCCATCCTGAGCATGGAGCTGTCGACCAAGAGA CAACAGCTGTATGTGTCCAGTGAGCTGGGTGTGGCCCAGCTGGGCCTGCAGAGGTGCGAGTTATACGGGACCGACTGCGCTGAGTGCTGCCTGGCCAGAGACCCCTACTGCTCCTGGGACGGACAGACCTGCTCCAGATTCTTCCCCACCAGCAAGAG gcgGGCTCGGAGACAGGATGTAAAGTACGGAGACCCCTGGAGTCAGTGCCCAATCACAGAGGACG ATTCGGACTCTGTGGAGGTGAAGCTGGTGTACGGTGTGGAGGGAAACTCCACCTTCCTGGAGTGCGTTCCTCGGTCGACGCAGGCGGAGCTCAGGTGGACGGTGCAGCACACAGAGAGCCAGCAGCAAAGTCTCAGTCAGACGCATGAGAGCAGGGAG ctCTCTCAGGGTGATGACAACCGCTCCCTCCACATGAAGCGGGGGCTGTTGGTTCAACACCTGGAGCTGGCTGACGCAGGCCTCTACACCTGCACCAGCCGGGAGCACTCCTACAGCCAGGTCCTGGCCCGATACCACGTCCACATTATCCCCAACGACAGCCTCCACCCAACCCGGCGCCAGCAGAACCACAGCCCGAACCACCCGGGCCCCGTGGTCCACGGGAAGGTCAGCCCAGCAGGGGTTGCCGGGTTCCTCGGCCAGTCAGGCCCCCATCATCCACCTCCGCCGCTGCCGGGACACAGGAACTCGTGGCTGCCCCAGCATCCTCAGCAGCTTCCTCTAAGGAGCTACAAAGACCTGCACATGGTGGGGACCAACAGTCTGAGCGTGGACGAGTACTGCGAGCAGCTGTGGTACCGCGAGAAACGCCGGCAGCAGAAGCTTCGCACGCTGAAGCTGAAACAGGAGAGCAGGAAAGCCCGGGTGAGGAGGAACAACCCTCCTGAGATTCCCCTCTAG